In one Pirellulales bacterium genomic region, the following are encoded:
- a CDS encoding CapA family protein has product MNHSSLAGVKSLHYTGAMLKHGRRSEFDPRQAGDALNDRLMNDQFLSVRSLVIGIWSLVIHPLPVNSRLAPVIALCLWAMPGAAHAADPSVTINVIFVGDIMLDELPGQAIADGIDPFTPFDSLFKQADITLGNLECVIATTGEKVPKPYNFRASPICIPVIKRHFSAVTVANNHSGDYGKGALAEQCDLLDQAQMPYFGGGRNFAAAHTPLILERKGIRLALLGYDEFKPRIFEAGPNSPGIAWSVDQLVVDDIHAAREKYHADLVIPFMHWGWEYEEISDRQRSFARTMLDAGADAVVGAHPHVRQAIEYYHSKPIFYSLGNFVFNGFHDDETLTGWILQLTLDKSGVTDWKTLVAHIDDRGLPHLVADAKSPRGNARTKQLLDYDPPYPKHEADDK; this is encoded by the coding sequence CGATTGATGAACGACCAATTTCTGAGTGTTCGCTCATTGGTCATTGGGATTTGGTCATTGGTCATTCACCCCCTGCCGGTCAATAGCCGCCTTGCGCCGGTCATTGCGCTATGTTTGTGGGCGATGCCCGGCGCCGCCCATGCTGCTGATCCTTCTGTCACAATCAACGTCATCTTCGTCGGCGATATTATGCTTGACGAGCTGCCCGGCCAGGCCATCGCCGACGGCATCGATCCGTTCACGCCGTTCGATTCGCTCTTTAAGCAGGCCGACATCACGCTAGGCAACTTGGAATGCGTCATCGCCACCACCGGCGAAAAAGTGCCCAAACCGTATAACTTTCGCGCCAGTCCGATTTGCATTCCCGTCATCAAGCGGCATTTCAGCGCGGTCACCGTGGCCAACAATCACTCCGGTGATTACGGCAAAGGCGCGCTGGCCGAACAGTGCGATTTGCTCGATCAGGCCCAAATGCCGTACTTCGGCGGCGGACGGAATTTTGCCGCCGCCCACACGCCGCTCATCTTGGAGCGCAAAGGCATCCGCTTGGCGCTATTGGGCTACGACGAATTCAAACCCCGCATTTTCGAAGCCGGCCCTAACTCGCCCGGCATCGCCTGGAGCGTCGATCAACTGGTCGTGGACGACATTCACGCCGCTCGCGAAAAATATCACGCCGACCTGGTCATTCCCTTCATGCACTGGGGTTGGGAATACGAGGAAATCAGCGACCGCCAGCGAAGTTTCGCCCGCACCATGCTCGACGCCGGCGCCGATGCCGTGGTTGGCGCCCATCCACACGTCCGCCAGGCCATCGAATATTATCACAGCAAGCCCATTTTCTACAGCCTGGGCAACTTCGTCTTCAACGGCTTTCACGATGACGAAACGCTCACCGGCTGGATCTTGCAGCTCACGCTCGATAAATCCGGCGTCACCGATTGGAAAACATTGGTGGCCCACATCGACGACCGCGGCCTGCCCCACTTAGTTGCCGACGCCAAATCACCGCGTGGCAATGCCCGCACCAAACAACTGCTCGATTACGACCCGCCCTACCCCAAGCACGAAGCCGACGACAAATAG